DNA from Cydia pomonella isolate Wapato2018A chromosome 14, ilCydPomo1, whole genome shotgun sequence:
ATATTACAAACCAAATTATGTAAAAgagactttttaattttttcttttgtttttaattttaataagaacCTATTATGATTGGTAAAAATAAAGAGAAGTAAAATTAAACTACAACAttgtctttctttttgttttatttcacaGCGTATGTAATAAAGGCATAAAAAATAGCTCTGAGTCGTGCTCAATTTTAACTAATTTGCACTTTACTTTTGATGCTTCACAGAccactttaattttattacagttaTTACAATCCGTTTTGTAAATAAACAGATATGATGATTTGAGAGGCTCCTCGAAAACATCATAAATGTTTTCATAGCGATatccatttattaaaatatctttgGTGTTATCTTCGCTTTTGGTGCTCATTGATTCTAATTCAATGACATGCCCTTCTTCACTTATAAACCATTTGTTTCGATCTTGAGTTGACAAAGTGAAAGAGTCAAAACAAAGTTGTCTAGCTTTGGATCcacttttgttttgattttttttaatgaacggATAGGTAGTTTGGTTTTGATTTATGTTTCCAATTTCTAGATAGAATCTTTCACTCAGACGCCGAGCAACCTGTTGCAAAGGCTTATTTCCTTGTctaatcaatttttttataacatgcaACTTATTTTCGAAGGGATAAGCATTAAAGCTCTGCAGTTTCCCATATTTCTTTACTTCGTCAACAATATGTGTTAAATTGTGTATGTTGCTGGAGATATAGTCCTtcccatatatatttttaaaaaattctaCAAATTGCTCGAATAGTTTTTCTGCAATCgaaagaaatttaaaatgttgttcATTCGAACAAATTGTAACGGCGCAAAACAAATGCAGAAAATGGTAATAAGCTTGAGTTGGTAGTGTATCTTTAAgtataattatacttaaataataaaaaaaggttcGATATTCCGACCCTTTCCAATGGGCTAGAACATCAACTTTTCTCACAGCCCTGTGGATTTCTTTAGGCATGAGACAAGTAGACAAGAATTTGTTCACTTTTTCGATGTCTCTGCTGCACCACTTGGTAAGATATTTACCAATGTTCCCATCTCTCCATCCCATCAACAATCGTTTCATTACACCAAGATCAATCAAATGAAGTGAGTCACATACAGGGATGTCGTCTACCATGTcgatattaagttttaaaaggGGAGAATCTATCTTATGATGTTCTTCGTCCTTTTTTGATCTGAAGTCTTTGTCATTTCTTTTCGGGCAATCAGACCTTAAAAATGTGACAGTGCGAGATAACTGCGAATATTCGCCCAAAACAGTACATTTGAGGCAGCCATGCTTGCCGTTAAAATTTACAACACCTTTTATAAGTGCTCGAGCTGGGGAGTCACAAATAAAAGCCCTTACTTTCACTGGAGCAGTTGTATCAATTCCTGTTGGTTGCAGGGATAACTTAAACCCACTTGTAAAAAGGTCATTGAGTTCTGATATCATAGGATCTAAAAAGGCATCCAAATTTAATGGTTTGCTATCCCCCGCGTATATTCCtagaaatttataataatattagttttagtagaaaaataaagaataataccattaatttaattaatgttaggtacttacctataacCAGTGGAGGTAAGCTGGGAATTTCAAAAATACTGCAAAGTATTGGCCAAAATTGTTGTCTGGAGCTCTTGTAAAGTGGTAAGCCATCGATATTAATATTCAGTGAAATATTATTAGGTAAAGGTACACCAGCATGTTCAAAAACTTGAGTCAATTGCTTCTTTAAGCCATTATGCCAATAATGTCCAGTACCCAATGcagtaatttgtatttcttgtcTAGTTGTTTGAAGAAGTGTGCGAGCATCCTTaggtaaaatattttgaaatctaTTGTTCAATATTACAGAAAGTTCATTATATGCTGCATgcgataaattaaatttcatggcccaaattttaatttcttttcgCAACtgtagatttttttcatattccaTTTTCTCCTCGTCTGATTCACTTTCGCTTTCAGGCATTTCACTTAAAGAATCTGTCTGTTCTAAATTTTCAGTACTGCTTTCGCTCTTCGGTTGTACGGAACCATCATGCGAACTGCTAGTTCCAACTTCACCAGATCCAGTCAAAACTTGTAAGGACTCCAGTGGCTTTTGTGCTAActcacagtattttttatttacttttcgtCGATATGCTCCACTTCTTTTGAAACGCTTCCATTTATTTAAATCCATTTTCTTAAAATGATTTCAGCAACTCAATATTTGAGGTTATGTTAAATACTTAAAAGAGATGTCTTATGGCTCCTGTAAGATAACATGATCTTACAaaagccttaaaacatacagattgGACTTAAAGATGATTGCTTTTACAACAGTTATAACAAGAGTAAAAGCCTTATGACACACTTAAGAAGATGCTACTAAGAAGGAATACACTTCTAAGATGCTTTACTAAGTGTAAATATTGATGAAGACCAATTAACCTTATACGATGCTCTTGTAAGGCTTCATCCTTACAAATGACTTATAAAGATTTCTTACAGACGTCTATAAGAGGGCTTAGTAAGTTTGAATGCTCTTGAGTGCGAATTGTCTTTCAACATGCCTTTGTAAGATAAGTCCTCTTAGTCAGGATAGATATGTCTTTTATAAGGTCTTATTCTTATAAAAGATTGTTTATAAAGCCATTTTGCTAGTTGGGTAATAATCTCATTAAGTTACTCGAaatatgtttgttactccaaaTCTCCATCATCACTGAACCGATTTTGGAAATTATTTTCTTGAGTCGGACttaatgtacggaacccttggaacgcgagtccgactcgtacttggccaGTTTggtatatacagattggtccagtttttatcaaaactcatttctgatgatgggatccacgAGGAATCGTGGGAACTCGTCAAATCTTAAAGGCCTCATACCTCATagtattttgtgtttttatcaACTGTTAAGGCGCTAAtgaaacatatttataaatagaaaaatTGAACTATATTGCCACTCATTTAATATCTACTACATTACACATGTAAATGGTTGAAAAAAAGGTTCTTATACCGTTTGCGCTTGTGGTTAGTTATGTACTGACATTGAATTGACCtttttgacatttgtcattataatttcttaTGTACCGTCTCGTACATATTCCCAACCGCAAAAAGGTTTATATAAACTATAGTTGTTATTGAACTTAACTATCTATTGGTAGAACACACACTTTATATATGCATATGCTTGTTCTTATGACAGACCGTTTAGGTGTCCTTATGGAAAGTGCTCTAACTTTTCCATCGACTCCGGGGAAGACCTCTTCTACTCTGGCCATGGGCCACCTCAAAGGTGTGACATTGTCATCCTTAACTATGtctaaagtacctacttttatattttcacaatcttcactgaaaaaaatgtttactgtTTTATAACAGTAAGAAATTTTACAGTTGAAATAACGTATATTACATTTCCAATTACCTATTTCAGTCAGTACGTATCACTGTTTCAAAACAGTAACATGTAAAACAgtaattttaattcattaaaCAGTAGTTCTTACGTATTGAAACAGTAACTCTAACGGCTTACCGTAATCAATAGCAAAATAATAGAATCAGTATTCGGGAAATTTTATGAAAAGAAACGGAACCGTCTCATGACCGGTCTCATGCCTGATGGCCTACCGTGaacaccgaaattcgcaaatagcgggcatttttctctatcaccCTAATTACGCCATAATTGGAGTActtaaagagaaagatgcccgcacgTTGTAAGTTGTAAGTGTCAAGAAGACTGAAGTTCTGGTCCTCGACACAATTGCCAATCCGCAGGTTGACATTAAACTCGGACGGGACTCACTTAAACTAGTAGAGCAGTTCAAATACCTGGGTAGCACGATTACAGCTAAGTGCCACCTTGACAACGAAATTAACTGCAGAATAGGAGCCGCTGCAGGTGCGTTCGGAAAACTTCGTTCCAAGGTGTTTCGGTCACACGATATAAAGCTTTCTACTAAAATAGCTGTATACATGGCTATTGTCCTGCCGAATCTTTTGTATGCCTCAGAAACGTGGTGCCTGTATCGTAAGCATATTCGCTCATTAGACAGCTTCCATCTGAGATGCCTTCGCGAAATTATGGGCGTCCATTGGTCTGACCGTGTTAGAAACACGGAGATCCTTAGGCGTGCCGATGTCGCTGGAATAGAGGCCTACCTAATGAGACGACAGCTACGATGGTGCGGTCACGTCTCCCGCATGTCCCAAGACCGAGTCGCGAAACGCATCTTCTACTGCGAACTGCAAGATGGAAAGCGCAAACAAGGCGGCCAATTcttgcggttcaaagatgtgttgaaacggcatatgaagagagcttatatagagccaacgaagtgggagagtctagccagtgaccgtccacgttggaggcatattgtgcagactcaggtgcgtcagtttgaagccaggcggctcacagaactcgacgctaagcgcgacgagctgaaggccagaccacctgcggccatactttacaattatgtcggaggggtgctgacttgcaacgagtgtggtcgtacatttgctgcaaaaattggctatatcagtcacctgagagcgcaccagcgacgctctcagcggtagaacgcagtcgctgtggtcgaaaacggctaggagatgatgatgatgatgatgatgatgatgatgaattggAGTActtaaagagaaagatgcccgcaatttgcgaacttcggtcttcgtggtaggccctctgatcgcGAAGTGCACCCGCCGCGCCAGCTATATATTACTTATAGCGGATGcccttaaaaaaaagtttattcggTAAATATTCGGCAGTGCGAACCGaactattcggccgaatacgaACATTGAAAAATATGCCGAATACCGAAAAATTACCGATTATCGGCCCATCTCTCTCTAGTACAAATTGCATTACATAATGTGATCGTTGTTACTATTGTTAGATAGATTTTACAGTACATCTGGTGCTCCATTACGACACCCTATGCTATAAtaagcacattacgtaactgcTCTGTTATACTAAATAGAACAATATTTACACTAGTTCTTAgtctaatatttatattttgcatgATATTCTAATGTCAAttttaaggcgctcttatagacagattttaggtttttgagggggtgaagcagacgaagtggtaaagcaggcaggcgggcgccccgcgcgccgcgctcgcagcaagcctacgtccttattctgacgccatccgtattctggtttgttagttctgggatcttttccggaaatttatattgattatgatttaaacttaatgaaattaaaaatttgataattatatataatactagagtataccgcggcaaattgagaacctagtaaaatgataccaaatcgttttgtgtcgaaataatattacttactaattcagacaaaagttacaactgtctgctttaaatcatatatagatacctattcaaaacttagttgaccttaaaaatgcaatagaagtcaatttcgggcaagtagtgaaaaaaggaagaatactagcaaagctaagtaatttgtggaagtgaacgtaaaaaggtagcatgtttttgctggtattgagataactgaaaacataagcataataataaaaagcgtGTTTGAGTgaataacgcctttttgatggctatgtcgccagtcgccactttgggacctagtctagactaccttcttgacagatatcaaagtcacaaggtaccatttgaatagactaatttttacgaaaaaaaatgtaccaatttatattaatccataaattttccaagaacatgaacttaatatgtttaaaaacatacaaaaagtaaaaaaataaacaatttttttgcggaattgacttaaacttgtacatgaaattcttcttacaacctcaggaatacgtggttaaaaaaaatccgtttcctcacgggcactttttatgacttaacctttgaattttaagccctacgtagaaaattaattaacaattacctccaatcataactttgttttgtggtggtagtcatttttaataaggaaactggaaaactgtcactgttgctaggtttgattagttaggtgcatgtggcgaaatgcataaacattacaataatttaacaacaacaaggacaacttcaacagaaggacatgatgtcacgatcctcagcattgagggaccaagaagaagaagacaataatttaattgttctattcgaatcgCTATTCGAAATACGCTAAATACGCttatttagtgcttattctaacgatatatgcttcaatatatacttttatacatagataagcttaaatagttgaatttgtaatattctctaaatccgcgctgaacacccgacggggcccGCCACGagactactttttacgttttggcttctgccacttgaagggatatactataggccttgactagtgattcatttcaaaataaactattttaatatatacatattacacataagcaccctaatgcaaaaatgaagaaaatatatttttcgaaactttcgatcgatttttccacttatattttgtattggcaggaaaaatagtaaaagcatatcacaaagacataacaaggtccaaggttttaaagaagaaggtaaaattggctgagacctgaaattgacggcagagtgtcatcgaaatttatacttgaaaaaagaaataaaatgtcaccagttttcatttcatacaaaacagaaatagcatggtataaaagtattataccaaacttttacaaaggactttatgtttaacattatcaaaaatggaatttagtgacattcttgaatttacagaataattaaccagtgaaataaaaatattggcgagaggtataaatatatacgaacttccgaaccgagtacttgcaaaattttgaatggaatttgaagggtaaatatcactcctgctcaccttacaaaataaaatagttgataaatgttgtaaataaagtcttaagtgtataccatatgaaaattaataaaccagaaataccaaacaaattcaacacttataacataaactattacagccatttgagcacttccacaaaaacgtgaaatggtacctttcactaagcactatttaaatccctcatatttaaatccagtatatctcctgcatcctgtatgtgttaaaaatgaagctgttccaatataatgacttatataaatgaaacaagcggattaactttatttgtttacgtttaaaaataggtattcaatttgattattactgtaatagccatttaaaatattattttacctaaattgataattaaaagtaggtacccctcacgaaataagtactactgaattttatacttagcagtgttttttaaaatgtacatgtattttaccttcctcgtattaaaaatgaaaagtagagtgttcaactcgggtgcaaggcaccatttcatcatttggttaatcgtggctgtatgccggacagatgcgtgtgtaaaacttgtcaaaaaagataatatgacggatggatgtctgaaatgtcaccgtatttaagaatcaattagctaaaaaattagttttttcttcgtaagagtgatgaaaacattgtgtgtataacatatttgtgtatttatagtgtgattatccattttatgtaacgtccgctaaactagcacaggtccgacgctgacagtggtcacgggcgtactggcgtactgacggtattgccgcgcagggtaacgtttagtagacaaaatgttgaattcataattatgaatgaaaaatttaacgcaccGATAAACTGACATGCAAAATGTtaaagttacttaaaagctattgaatgaagtaaatttcatattgatattcatcatagtacttctaaaatatcgaaataaatacagttttaagcatattttcaaagcaaaaatctatcgagaaaaagatgagccatcgtgtttctgacaagcatacggctagttcaaagactgaagttatacatactagaaaataatcgatgaaatccttgtacaagcctgtaaatatcgatttaaacatagcgcattttactatacaccgcgccttaattctaactataattgtaaattgtgaCCATATCTAATGTTAATAGCATAAAATAACTCTGTTACTTACCAATAGTGGAAGAGCGGTATTCTCTTAGATACTAGCACAATTATATGAACATTGTATGcgaccaaataaatatttttttaattaaaaaaaaagatacgatGAATGAAAAGAcggttagtattttttattattattgaatcaCATGTTCTGTGCTACAAACAACAACGTAGGTATACATTAAcctgggtctctattgtttcccataaagttttaagtcataatgtattgtttgtccgcattttcgttagtcataatttggtttttctcagaaacgcgtaacttttcaggattgccataaaacaaacctaacctatctataggataatctaaggaaattcctgaaaagttaacggtttcagagttatgactaatgataatatgactatcattacattatgactttcaataattatgtcaaacaaaggaaAGGAAGGGAGGGAagggaagggggggggggactaAGCTCCTGAGTCCTTTATAAAgccaataataattataaaataataattgttgtttattaatatttatatcagTATGACACACGAAAGTGTAAATTGTATAgtgacattatttttaatatatgttaGCGTTTTAGGCAATATTATTTTGCCAGGGGACACTTCCTTCTGGACTAACAAAATATTCAGCAAAGTGATCTCTTACACTAAAAGCGGATAGGGATGCCTGTCCGCTTCGCCTTTGGAAATCTGTCATAGGATAAGTACCAAGTTCCCTTCGCCATGATCCTTCTAACAAATTTCCTTCTGAGTCTTCAAAGTCAAATGTTAGTGGAGGCGTGTATAAAGATCTGGAAACAGAGTTGCGTCTCAAGAAGTTATGTAAATATGTGCACGTTAATGTTACGAGTTCGCAATTAGAAGGTTTCAAAGGTATGGGTTTAGTGAATATGCGAAATACTACACATAAAACACCGAATACATTTTCTATAATCCTCCTAGCTCTCGACAGCCTATAATTGAATACACGCTTTGGATTACCACGTTCATGGACTCCAGGGTAAGGTTTCATCATATTTTTTGCTAAACCGAACGTACTATCGCCTACGATAAGATATGGCATATCTAGGCCGGCTTGTGTTATTGGTTCAAAAGAGGGTAGTTGAAGTGAATTTTGTACCAATGCATTATAAAACTGCGTTTCCTGAAACACTCCACTGTCAGACGCCCTACCCTTGGCCCCACAATTTGCATATATAAAATTGTAGTATGCATCTGCTATTGCCAGCAGTACTATGCtgaattgttttttgtaattatagTAATCACTTCCACTATTATGTGGTGCCCCAATCAGAACATGCTTGCCATCAATAGATCCAATGCAGTGTGGAAAATTCCATCTTAGTCTGAATTCTTCACTTATTTGTTTCCATTCCTGCTCTGAACTCGGAAcctaaaatcataaaaatgttatacatGATATCTTACTATACTTAATAGGGAAAAGCTCTGATCTGGAAAATGAAACAGAGCATTCACCAATGCCTACACCGGCTACACCTGATTTCCCAAGGAAGAGAAAGAAGACAAATGATTTGGATGAAGTACTTGATATAATGAAAAGTGCGAAAAAAAAGATGGATGAACGAATAGAGAAGGATACATTCGATGTGTATGGTGAATATGTTGCTACTGCATTAAGAAGTGTAAAGGCCGATTTACATCAAACGAGCGAATGCTCATTCTATCCCCACTACATCAAATTCTTCTAGTGTAAACAGGCGTAGAGCATTCTTTCGTTGTTCTTAGTGCGTTCGCAAAGATTCTATAGAATATTCTAAGAATACTCGCTCGCTTGATGTAAACGGCGCAAGAGCGCGCGAACAGTTGCTTAGGCTTGAAACAGTGCTCGACCGACGGTCAGCGCTGACTGTCGGTCGGCGTAGCTATATCTATGCAAGTCTTAGAACGCGCACACAGCTACGCTGACGGTACGCGCGTGATTTGGTACGCGCGTACGGTCGGTCGAGCCGTCGGTCCGGCTCGTCGGTTGCGCGTACGTCGGTCGACCGACGAGCTATGAGATCCTACGGATGCGTTCAGTGCCTCGCTGACGGAGCGACCGACCGGACGCACGTACGTACATTCAAATGCAAAAATGAATATCGACACAGAGCGCCTTATTTCTGAAGTGCGTCTTCGTCCGGCACTATGGGATTTATCGAATGAATTTTATAAAGACCGCGATGCA
Protein-coding regions in this window:
- the LOC133525353 gene encoding uncharacterized protein LOC133525353, whose translation is MDLNKWKRFKRSGAYRRKVNKKYCELAQKPLESLQVLTGSGEVGTSSSHDGSVQPKSESSTENLEQTDSLSEMPESESESDEEKMEYEKNLQLRKEIKIWAMKFNLSHAAYNELSVILNNRFQNILPKDARTLLQTTRQEIQITALGTGHYWHNGLKKQLTQVFEHAGVPLPNNISLNINIDGLPLYKSSRQQFWPILCSIFEIPSLPPLVIGIYAGDSKPLNLDAFLDPMISELNDLFTSGFKLSLQPTGIDTTAPVKVRAFICDSPARALIKGVVNFNGKHGCLKCTVLGEYSQLSRTVTFLRSDCPKRNDKDFRSKKDEEHHKIDSPLLKLNIDMVDDIPVCDSLHLIDLGVMKRLLMGWRDGNIGKYLTKWCSRDIEKVNKFLSTCLMPKEIHRAVRKVDVLAHWKGSEYRTFFYYLSIIILKDTLPTQAYYHFLHLFCAVTICSNEQHFKFLSIAEKLFEQFVEFFKNIYGKDYISSNIHNLTHIVDEVKKYGKLQSFNAYPFENKLHNFSQSGFVGSTSMMPSNEPLPGPSTKPSITEDIEEETDSLC